One genomic window of Candidatus Binatia bacterium includes the following:
- a CDS encoding lactate racemase domain-containing protein — protein sequence MGSDQPPSWHELLSGFDVREVTPAMPEARIDVDAATVDALEAAGLEQFARGAASEGRSLTLLVNDTHRFTDTPSFLRAVVSVLDRRLAAEKPPPLRVLVAAGSHRSTPSEREAHDKAMLGEHADRIAEVVWHDVRDESLLRMVGNTTFHSWMSEAGFYLACGSMEPHYFAGITGAHKTLTVGVMSLESLRANHQNALSSTARPLKLDGNPVHLAIVDALADLEDSGARLLALNQVIVDGRVVAITAGHPLEALVEGSSFVRGCFSATVGEEADLVVAEVRPPLDRDFYQADKGIKNTEAAVRSGGVLLLEARCSGGVGIDHFVELLRAAPGVERAREIVAARGYRLGDHKAVRLRALTDERAVHVGVISGGIDPELAGVLDVSLFADRRSAVEWARTLLDDPSPRAIVVRDAGNIALEVS from the coding sequence ATGGGATCCGACCAGCCTCCAAGTTGGCACGAGCTTCTTTCCGGGTTCGACGTGCGCGAAGTCACGCCGGCGATGCCCGAGGCTCGCATCGATGTCGATGCGGCCACGGTCGACGCTCTCGAGGCCGCGGGCCTCGAGCAGTTCGCGCGCGGTGCGGCCTCCGAGGGCCGCTCGCTGACTCTGCTCGTCAACGACACGCACCGCTTCACCGATACGCCGAGCTTTCTGCGGGCCGTCGTCTCGGTGCTCGACCGCAGGCTCGCCGCCGAAAAGCCGCCTCCGCTGAGGGTGCTCGTCGCCGCCGGCAGCCACCGCTCGACGCCCTCGGAGCGCGAGGCGCACGACAAGGCGATGCTCGGCGAGCACGCCGACCGCATCGCCGAAGTCGTCTGGCACGACGTCCGCGACGAAAGCTTGCTGAGAATGGTCGGTAACACGACGTTCCACTCGTGGATGTCGGAGGCCGGCTTCTATCTTGCGTGCGGAAGCATGGAGCCGCATTACTTTGCCGGCATCACCGGCGCACACAAGACGCTCACCGTCGGCGTGATGTCGCTCGAGAGCCTGCGTGCGAATCACCAGAACGCGTTGTCTTCGACCGCGCGACCGCTGAAGCTCGACGGAAATCCGGTCCACCTCGCGATCGTCGACGCGCTGGCAGACCTCGAGGATTCCGGTGCGCGCCTGCTCGCGCTGAACCAGGTGATCGTCGACGGCCGCGTCGTCGCGATCACTGCCGGCCACCCGCTCGAAGCGCTGGTGGAGGGCTCGTCGTTCGTGCGCGGGTGTTTTTCGGCAACCGTCGGCGAAGAGGCCGATCTCGTCGTCGCCGAAGTGCGACCGCCGCTCGATCGGGACTTCTACCAGGCCGACAAGGGGATCAAGAACACCGAGGCCGCGGTGCGAAGCGGCGGCGTGCTCCTTCTCGAGGCGCGCTGCAGCGGCGGAGTGGGCATCGATCATTTCGTCGAGCTGCTGCGCGCGGCACCGGGCGTCGAGAGGGCCCGCGAAATCGTCGCGGCGCGCGGATACCGGCTCGGCGACCACAAGGCCGTGCGCCTGAGGGCGCTGACCGACGAGCGCGCCGTGCACGTCGGGGTGATCAGCGGCGGAATCGACCCGGAGCTGGCCGGGGTGCTCGACGTCAGCCTGTTCGCCGACCGCCGCAGCGCCGTCGAGTGGGCGCGAACACTGCTGGACGACCCGTCGCCGCGTGCGATCGTCGTCCGCGATGCGGGCAACATCGCGCTCGAAGTCTCCTGA
- a CDS encoding methyltransferase domain-containing protein yields MPSTNPDEWSSADASPPSSPGRHEGGAFTGERPGWGAGFEYDYARHVAAYRFAEQLVAGKRVLDAGCGEGFGTRTLAATAREVVGLDYSSDAIGTCRRLWSGGNYRNLHFRREDLSAGAHAESDVFDVVLNFQVLEHMASPLPLLRGLASRLTPGGVLVLTTPNRLRTVSENPYHVREYTQQELARELGAVFGNVEIRGVFGNENVERFETRRAGAVSRILRLDPLGLRHVLPRAVVEFAFARLARIVRRRASPAQEPPIVPEDFRVGTGDIDRALDLLALCRLSPEGR; encoded by the coding sequence ATGCCCAGCACCAATCCCGACGAGTGGAGCAGCGCGGACGCGTCGCCGCCGTCTTCGCCGGGGCGCCACGAGGGTGGCGCTTTCACGGGGGAAAGGCCCGGCTGGGGCGCCGGCTTCGAGTACGATTACGCGCGTCACGTCGCCGCATACCGTTTCGCGGAGCAGTTGGTAGCCGGCAAGCGCGTCCTGGACGCCGGTTGCGGCGAAGGGTTCGGAACCCGGACCCTTGCCGCCACTGCACGCGAAGTCGTCGGGCTCGACTACTCGAGCGACGCGATCGGGACGTGCCGCCGCCTGTGGAGCGGCGGCAACTATCGCAACCTTCATTTTCGCCGTGAAGACCTCTCCGCCGGCGCTCACGCGGAGTCCGACGTTTTCGACGTCGTGCTCAACTTCCAGGTGCTCGAGCACATGGCCTCACCGCTGCCGCTCCTTCGCGGCCTTGCCAGCAGGCTCACGCCCGGCGGGGTGCTCGTGCTGACGACTCCGAATCGCCTGCGCACCGTATCGGAGAATCCCTACCACGTGCGCGAGTACACGCAGCAGGAGCTGGCACGCGAGCTCGGCGCCGTCTTCGGAAACGTCGAGATCCGCGGCGTCTTCGGCAACGAGAACGTCGAGCGCTTCGAGACGCGTCGTGCCGGGGCAGTCTCGCGCATCCTGCGCCTGGATCCGCTTGGGCTTCGCCACGTGCTGCCGCGCGCGGTTGTCGAGTTCGCGTTCGCACGGCTGGCGCGAATCGTGCGGCGGCGCGCGAGCCCGGCTCAGGAGCCGCCGATCGTTCCCGAAGATTTCCGCGTCGGCACCGGCGATATCGACCGCGCACTGGACCTGCTCGCGCTTTGCCGGCTTTCCCCCGAGGGTCGGTAG
- a CDS encoding class I SAM-dependent methyltransferase: MQREQIAEMYAVEQAHWWFWSKRLLMRRLLGTRLRRSGLRILDIGCGAGANALELSRFGRVTAADRSLEALAFVRSRGVDDVVAAEAPQLPFRDASFDIVTAYDVIEHVDDDRGFVRELARVLVPGGALAVHVPAWPSLWSRHDVVLEHKRRYTRRSLHALLSVDELEIDRLGWTNFTIFAPTAALRLARRILPGAGSGGDGADLGIVPAPINWLLRGVGRAEAAVAATTGLPIGVSLAAIATRRPATGDDAARSSLAQAPK; this comes from the coding sequence ATGCAACGCGAACAGATCGCCGAGATGTACGCCGTCGAGCAGGCGCACTGGTGGTTCTGGAGCAAACGACTGCTGATGCGCCGCCTGCTCGGCACCCGCCTGCGCAGGAGTGGTCTTCGCATCCTCGACATCGGCTGCGGGGCCGGCGCCAACGCTCTCGAGCTGTCGCGCTTCGGCCGCGTAACGGCTGCAGACCGCAGCCTCGAAGCGCTTGCGTTCGTGCGATCGCGCGGTGTCGACGATGTGGTCGCAGCCGAGGCTCCCCAGCTTCCGTTTCGCGATGCGTCTTTCGATATCGTCACGGCCTACGACGTGATCGAGCACGTCGACGACGACCGCGGCTTCGTGCGCGAGCTCGCAAGGGTGCTCGTCCCGGGCGGGGCGCTGGCAGTGCACGTGCCGGCGTGGCCGTCGCTGTGGAGCCGCCACGACGTCGTGCTCGAGCACAAGCGCCGCTACACGCGCCGCTCCCTGCATGCGCTGCTCAGCGTCGACGAGCTCGAGATCGACAGGCTCGGATGGACGAACTTCACCATATTCGCTCCGACGGCTGCGCTGCGCCTGGCTCGCCGCATTCTTCCGGGTGCAGGCTCGGGCGGCGACGGCGCAGACCTCGGCATCGTGCCGGCGCCCATCAACTGGCTTCTTCGTGGCGTGGGTCGCGCCGAAGCGGCTGTGGCCGCGACCACGGGGCTGCCGATCGGCGTGTCGCTGGCGGCAATCGCAACGCGGCGGCCGGCGACGGGCGACGACGCTGCGCGCAGTTCACTGGCGCAAGCACCAAAATGA
- a CDS encoding glycosyltransferase family 39 protein encodes MLPLLAVLAAWLVAVAAIGIGGDFPLGDDWSYAHAARSLCENGKFDLLPWTGASLFLQALYGAAACKVAGFSYVVLRTTTLAMSVCGIVATSALLVECGASPCVAAAGAAVVASCPLWLNLSFTFMTDVPFATLAVVSLWLTARSLRLHSRPGLVLAGVAAAAAFLIRQHAVSISAAAALAALLPPGRIAPNAGTKSDAGRRPGDRLVDAAAVVAVPVMTVIAYTAWAATSSATPLAVHNKLVEAARLAPVSALDVAFRALVTLGFLILPWTATSAFATGREKRVFALTLAVLGGIAGFVWVRNGSAMFYLGNIMGLLHVGARTTRDAMFLAKPDAAEIPGLARPILTVLCVISASRLVARLSLLVRLGGPIASTPAIRNDTRYRVAWLCVMALLLSGAGTLLQAHYYFDRYLVVLVPLAIASLVCLDPSPRSGAFTVAATIAMALYSVAGTHDYLAWNRARWGLLSELESKGIDATHIDGGFEYNAERLAARLRTSPTDAQAAAGQDALHKSWWWVVDDEWIVAFGPLAGYDEAASREYPRWLLPGKARVLLLHRTGTDGPAGSDAKAGGA; translated from the coding sequence TTGCTGCCCCTGCTCGCCGTCCTGGCGGCGTGGCTCGTCGCCGTCGCGGCGATCGGAATCGGTGGCGATTTCCCGCTCGGCGACGACTGGTCTTACGCGCATGCCGCTCGCTCGTTGTGCGAGAACGGCAAGTTCGACTTGCTGCCGTGGACGGGAGCGAGCCTGTTTCTCCAGGCTCTGTACGGTGCGGCCGCGTGCAAGGTCGCGGGCTTTTCTTACGTAGTCCTGCGCACGACGACGCTCGCGATGTCGGTGTGCGGAATCGTCGCGACCTCCGCGCTGCTCGTCGAATGCGGAGCTTCCCCCTGCGTTGCGGCAGCCGGCGCTGCCGTCGTCGCGTCCTGCCCGCTCTGGCTGAATCTCTCGTTCACATTCATGACCGACGTGCCGTTCGCGACTCTCGCCGTGGTTTCGCTGTGGCTCACGGCAAGATCGCTGCGCCTGCATTCGCGGCCGGGCCTGGTGCTGGCGGGCGTCGCAGCGGCGGCGGCATTCCTCATCCGCCAGCACGCGGTGTCGATTTCGGCAGCGGCTGCACTGGCCGCCCTCCTTCCGCCAGGCAGGATCGCCCCGAATGCCGGCACGAAGAGCGATGCAGGTCGTCGGCCGGGTGATCGCCTCGTCGATGCGGCCGCGGTGGTCGCGGTTCCCGTCATGACGGTGATCGCCTACACCGCGTGGGCCGCGACTTCGTCGGCAACGCCGCTGGCGGTGCACAACAAGCTGGTCGAGGCGGCAAGGCTGGCGCCTGTCTCCGCGCTGGACGTTGCGTTCCGGGCGCTGGTGACACTCGGCTTCCTCATCCTTCCGTGGACCGCGACGTCCGCATTCGCCACCGGTCGCGAAAAGAGAGTCTTCGCGCTCACCCTCGCGGTCCTTGGCGGCATCGCCGGATTCGTGTGGGTGCGCAACGGATCTGCGATGTTCTATCTCGGCAACATCATGGGACTCCTGCACGTCGGCGCCCGCACGACGCGCGACGCGATGTTCCTGGCCAAGCCCGACGCTGCCGAAATTCCGGGCCTTGCACGCCCGATCCTCACGGTGCTTTGCGTGATTTCCGCCTCGCGCCTGGTTGCGCGCCTGTCACTTCTGGTGCGACTCGGCGGCCCGATTGCGTCCACCCCGGCGATCCGCAACGACACGCGCTACCGCGTCGCGTGGCTCTGCGTGATGGCACTTCTGCTCTCGGGCGCGGGCACGCTGCTGCAGGCGCATTACTATTTCGACCGCTACCTCGTCGTGCTCGTACCGCTGGCAATCGCGTCACTGGTCTGCCTCGATCCTTCGCCGAGGTCCGGAGCCTTCACCGTAGCGGCGACGATCGCGATGGCCCTGTATTCCGTCGCCGGCACGCATGACTACCTCGCATGGAACCGCGCGCGCTGGGGCCTGCTTTCGGAGCTGGAAAGCAAGGGCATCGACGCCACGCACATCGACGGAGGCTTCGAGTACAACGCGGAACGCCTTGCCGCCAGGCTGCGTACGTCACCGACCGACGCGCAGGCCGCCGCGGGCCAGGACGCATTGCACAAGAGCTGGTGGTGGGTCGTCGACGACGAATGGATCGTCGCATTCGGGCCGCTTGCCGGCTATGACGAAGCAGCCTCGCGGGAGTATCCGCGCTGGCTCCTGCCAGGAAAGGCCCGCGTCCTGCTGCTTCACCGCACGGGAACCGACGGACCTGCCGGCAGCGACGCGAAAGCGGGCGGAGCCTGA